In Flavobacterium sp. N1736, the following are encoded in one genomic region:
- a CDS encoding N-acetylmuramoyl-L-alanine amidase has translation MAKKHFCYLILAIIITSCSTNPYKTTEKVYDQQLKNLENQITSKEAQNIPAVSPLVIDTTYAQQLGIVKDTLSKTGSTALLNGINTEWIGTVNFNLRKPSFIIIHHTAQDSIQQTINTFTKTKTQVSAHYIISENGKVVQMLNDYLRAWHAGASSWGKNTDLNSTSIGIELDNNGFKPFTEAQISSLVALLTKLKKDYNIPTQNILGHADIAPGRKQDPSALFPWKTLAEKGFGIWPDEILEEAPFDFKIEQALRIIGYNTKNLSAAIQAFKLHYIQTDATAVLDRKTIDTIYSIYKKQLQ, from the coding sequence ATGGCAAAAAAACATTTTTGTTATCTGATTTTAGCAATTATTATTACTTCTTGCTCTACAAATCCTTATAAAACTACTGAGAAAGTTTACGATCAGCAGCTTAAAAATTTAGAGAATCAAATTACCAGTAAAGAAGCACAAAATATACCTGCCGTTAGCCCGTTAGTTATCGATACTACATATGCGCAACAATTGGGTATTGTAAAAGATACGTTGTCAAAAACAGGATCTACTGCTTTATTAAATGGTATAAATACAGAATGGATTGGTACTGTCAATTTTAATTTAAGAAAACCAAGTTTTATTATTATTCACCATACCGCACAGGATTCTATTCAGCAAACTATAAATACTTTTACCAAGACCAAAACGCAGGTAAGTGCACATTACATAATTTCTGAAAATGGAAAAGTAGTGCAAATGCTAAATGACTATTTAAGAGCATGGCACGCCGGAGCATCATCTTGGGGAAAAAACACTGATTTAAATTCGACTTCAATTGGTATTGAACTTGACAATAATGGTTTTAAACCTTTTACCGAAGCGCAAATAAGCAGTTTGGTTGCCCTTTTAACAAAACTAAAAAAAGATTATAATATTCCGACTCAAAATATTCTGGGTCATGCTGACATTGCTCCTGGCAGAAAACAAGATCCAAGTGCATTGTTTCCGTGGAAAACATTAGCTGAAAAAGGATTTGGTATTTGGCCGGATGAAATTTTAGAAGAAGCTCCTTTTGATTTTAAAATAGAACAGGCTTTACGTATTATTGGTTATAATACCAAGAATCTTTCAGCTGCAATTCAGGCTTTTAAATTACATTATATCCAAACGGATGCAACAGCAGTTTTAGATCGAAAAACAATAGATACGATTTATTCAATTTACAAAAAACAACTTCAATAA